From the genome of Paenibacillus sp.:
GCCTTCCAGCGCGCCGAGCGTCTGCACGCGGCACACGTCCTTCGTGCTTCCCGCTTCGCGCTCTTCGAGCTTCTCGCCGACGCATACGATCGGGATGAGGCCGTATTGGAACGCGGCTTTCGTTTTCTTGTTGACCGTCTCGTCGGTTTCCGCGAAATATTGGCGGCGCTCCGAGTGACCGAGGATGACGTATTTCACGCCGAGATCGGCCAGCATCGGGCCGGAAATTTCGCCCGTGAACGCGCCGGACGCTTCCCAGTGCATGTTCTGCGCGCCGACCGCGATGTTCGTGCCCTTCGCCGCTTCGACGAGCGCCGGCAGCGCCGTGAACGGCGCGCAAATGACCGCTTCCACGCCGGACACGTTCGCTACGGCCGACTTCGCTTCCGCGATGAATGCCGCCGCCTCCGCGCCGGTTTTGAACAT
Proteins encoded in this window:
- the tpiA gene encoding triose-phosphate isomerase encodes the protein MSRTPIVAGNWKMFKTGAEAAAFIAEAKSAVANVSGVEAVICAPFTALPALVEAAKGTNIAVGAQNMHWEASGAFTGEISGPMLADLGVKYVILGHSERRQYFAETDETVNKKTKAAFQYGLIPIVCVGEKLEEREAGSTKDVCRVQTLGALEGLSAEQVGSLVIAYEPIWAIGTGKSSTAEDANEVIAYIRSVVAEAFGAEAAAKVRIQYGGSVKPENVREYLGASDIDGALVGGASLQPASYIALVEGAKA